The following nucleotide sequence is from Borrelia coriaceae.
TACGATCAAGAAACAAAAAAAGAAGTTAAAAATATTAACATAGATTATTCATATACAATAAAATCCTCAGGAATACTTCCAAAATCTGAACAATACAACCAAGATCCCTTTTTCAAACTCCAAAATGATAAGGAAATTGAAAATTTAAAAAATTGGAAACCAAATTAGCTCTCCAACCGATTAAAATCAATTCTTTCTTTTCTCTTTGCATAACTTTGGAAAGCCAAATCTACCAATGCATCAACCAAAGACTCATAATCAAGACCATCATGATCACACATCTTAGAAAACATAGACATATCTGTAAACCCTGGAATTGTATTTATTTCATTAATATAAATCAAGCCATTATCTTTTTCGATCAAAAAATCAATCCTCGCCATACCCCTAAGTTCCAAACACTTATAAACACAAAACGCATATTCTTTAATATCTAATAAATGTTTTGTGTCAAGATGAGCAGGGATATTAAAAATCACTGAATTCCCAGGAATAGTAGCATACTTAGCAGTATAGTCATAAAATACAAAATTCTGTATAACAATTTCACCAGGAGTAAATATCTTAATCTGATCATTTCCCATGACAGCACATTCAATCTCTCTTGCTTGAATAAACTTCTCTACAACAATTGTTAAATCATACTTAAAAGCCTCTTCAATACATTTTTCAATCTGAGTATCATCATATGCAATACTTATCCCAATTGAAGAACCTAACATAGCGGGCTTGACGATCACAGGATAACTTAAATGTTGACTTATGTTTTTCTTGATTTCCTCTTTATCTAAAAGATAATCATATTTTTTCAACCCAATAAAGGGCACTAAAGGAATATCAAAACTTTTAAGCAAAAGTTTACAAAAGTACTTATTAATAGAAATAGCACTCCCCAAAATACCAGCACCAACACAAGGAATATCCATTATTTTTAAAAATCCCTGGATAGCACCATCTTCCCCTGTTCTTCCATGAACAATGGGAAATACAACATCAATTTTAAGATCTTTATTATTTACAAATATCCCACAACCAGGAATTAAACTAACAATAAAAGAGCTATCTCGTTTAATTAATTTAGGCTCATCAGGAACACAATCTAATAAATACCAAACCCCAGTAATCTTGTCAATAAAACTTGGAAATACATTATATTTACCAAGCTTCATAAACGCTGAATAAATTCCATAAGCAGATCTAAGAGAAATTTCATGTTCAAAAGAAACCCCTCCAAATATCAACATAAGATTTTTTTTCATAAAATCAACTCCTGTTTTTCAAACCAAAAATAATATCCTCAATTACGGCTTGCTCATCCCAAAAAACACTGCGATCCCTATATATTATTGAATTTTCATGACCTTTTCCAAGAATAACCACCAAATCACCAGCATGAGCAATGTTTATTGCCTTTTCAATTGCACTTTTTCGATCAGGAATGAAAAATAAATCTCTAGTTAAGGTCTTTTCTAAAATTCCTTCCGCAATGTCACTAATTATTTGCATACTATCCTCACCTCTTGGATCTTCATCACAAAGTATTATTATATCTGAATATCTATCAGCAATTTCGCCCTGCAATTTTCTCTTAAGAATATCTCTCTCGCCAGCAGAACCAAAAACAGAGATCAATCTATTTTTTGTAAGTTTTTTAAATATAGGAAAAACTTTAAGAAAAGCCCCGGGTGTATGTGCATAATCAACAATTAAAGAAAAATCTTGTCCAAAATCAACACCTTGCATTCGGCCACAAAGACCTTTAATATTGACAAGCTTATCAATAAGTTCTGACATATCAACATTCATAACTTTACTAACAACAATCAAAGCAGAAACTACATTCTCAACGTTGAAACTACCAATTAAATTAACTCTAGCATCATATTTAACATTCTTATGATAAAACTCAAACTCAATAAAACCCATTTGTTCCCTAACTTTACTTACAAAAAAATCAGCACCTTTATTTGTTAAACTATACGTATAAGCCTTATTAATCGCATTTAAAAAGATAGAACAATTATTATCATCCATATTGATAACACCAAAACCACCACTAGCATTAGCAGAAGAAAAAAGATTAAGTTTAGCATTCAAATAATGCTGCATAGTACCATGAAATTCAAGATGTTCATGGCTAACATTAGTTAAAACAGCAACCGAATAAGCAATATCAATGAGTCTTGATGTCCTAATATCAAGACCATGAGAAGTTGACTCAATAATAGCATATTCAACACTATTCTCTACCATTTTACTAAGAACTAAATGAATTTCTGTTGACTCTGGAGTTGACTGTCTATAAGGATTTTTAACTAAAATTCCACTGCCATCTTCAAAAAATACAGTTGAAATAAACCCAACCTTAACACCTATAGATTTTAATAGAGTATAAATATAAAAACAAACAGAACTCTTACCATCAGTTCCTGTAACACCAATAATTTTAAGTTTTTTTGAAGGCTCATCATAAAAAATATGAGCAAAATTTGACATAAACCTTTTTATATTACAAGAATCAATTCTAATATATGTCACATCGGCATCATAAAAATCAATATCATGAGTATGAACAATAACATTGCTACCCCGTTTAATTGCTGACTCAATGAATTTGTGACCATCAAAATGAAATCCTGGAAGAGCAAAAAATACAAAACGAGATAAAACACATCTTGAATCATATGCAAGCCCCAATATTTCTACTTCACAAGACCCTATAATTTCCTTTACAAGGCTCTTATCTAACTTAGATAAAACATCATTAAGAATTATTTTATTCATATTCATCAATTCTACAAAAATAAAACCTATTTTTATAGAAAAATATATAAAGAGAATACTTAAAAAGTTAAATTACAACCACAAAAGATGCAAAGATACTGTTTACAATTTAAATATTTTTTAATAAACTAACTAATGTTTAAAGTGGC
It contains:
- a CDS encoding D-alanine--D-alanine ligase — encoded protein: MKKNLMLIFGGVSFEHEISLRSAYGIYSAFMKLGKYNVFPSFIDKITGVWYLLDCVPDEPKLIKRDSSFIVSLIPGCGIFVNNKDLKIDVVFPIVHGRTGEDGAIQGFLKIMDIPCVGAGILGSAISINKYFCKLLLKSFDIPLVPFIGLKKYDYLLDKEEIKKNISQHLSYPVIVKPAMLGSSIGISIAYDDTQIEKCIEEAFKYDLTIVVEKFIQAREIECAVMGNDQIKIFTPGEIVIQNFVFYDYTAKYATIPGNSVIFNIPAHLDTKHLLDIKEYAFCVYKCLELRGMARIDFLIEKDNGLIYINEINTIPGFTDMSMFSKMCDHDGLDYESLVDALVDLAFQSYAKRKERIDFNRLES
- a CDS encoding UDP-N-acetylmuramoyl-L-alanyl-D-glutamate--2,6-diaminopimelate ligase, with product MNKIILNDVLSKLDKSLVKEIIGSCEVEILGLAYDSRCVLSRFVFFALPGFHFDGHKFIESAIKRGSNVIVHTHDIDFYDADVTYIRIDSCNIKRFMSNFAHIFYDEPSKKLKIIGVTGTDGKSSVCFYIYTLLKSIGVKVGFISTVFFEDGSGILVKNPYRQSTPESTEIHLVLSKMVENSVEYAIIESTSHGLDIRTSRLIDIAYSVAVLTNVSHEHLEFHGTMQHYLNAKLNLFSSANASGGFGVINMDDNNCSIFLNAINKAYTYSLTNKGADFFVSKVREQMGFIEFEFYHKNVKYDARVNLIGSFNVENVVSALIVVSKVMNVDMSELIDKLVNIKGLCGRMQGVDFGQDFSLIVDYAHTPGAFLKVFPIFKKLTKNRLISVFGSAGERDILKRKLQGEIADRYSDIIILCDEDPRGEDSMQIISDIAEGILEKTLTRDLFFIPDRKSAIEKAINIAHAGDLVVILGKGHENSIIYRDRSVFWDEQAVIEDIIFGLKNRS